One genomic region from Bacillus sp. SLBN-46 encodes:
- a CDS encoding alpha/beta hydrolase, producing the protein MGKHTIYKSEEGKATIHRFYENYLREFKTDFDRVYIDTPFGQTHVLVAGPKEGKPLFIFQGGNCINPMTLSWFQPLVKNYRIYAPDTIGHPGFSEENRISASDDSFARWTTEIMNHFHIEKSAFLGPSYGAGIILRIAAFMPEKIACSILMAPAGIQLGSKVEMIRKILVPLLIFKTNGSRKQMNKIADSMSDNSMREIDKDIIASIFKHVKLESEMPKLTEKSELVNYHSPTIVISGTKDVFFPAEKIQKTAKEIIPNLTNYKTYDMGHFPSEKYLTKINKDIEDFLHLHY; encoded by the coding sequence ATGGGGAAACATACGATTTATAAAAGTGAGGAAGGGAAAGCGACTATACATAGATTCTATGAAAATTATCTACGAGAATTTAAAACTGATTTTGATCGAGTTTATATAGATACACCATTCGGACAGACCCATGTGTTAGTGGCGGGGCCTAAAGAAGGAAAGCCTTTGTTTATTTTTCAGGGAGGAAACTGTATCAATCCCATGACATTATCATGGTTTCAGCCTCTTGTTAAAAACTACAGAATTTATGCGCCAGATACCATTGGTCACCCTGGCTTTAGTGAAGAAAATCGGATCTCTGCAAGTGATGATAGTTTTGCACGTTGGACTACCGAAATAATGAACCATTTTCATATCGAAAAATCTGCTTTTTTAGGCCCCTCCTATGGAGCCGGAATCATCCTTAGAATTGCTGCGTTTATGCCTGAAAAAATAGCTTGTTCGATTTTAATGGCACCTGCAGGCATCCAGCTCGGTTCTAAGGTAGAAATGATTAGAAAAATCCTTGTTCCGTTACTCATTTTTAAAACGAACGGATCCCGAAAGCAGATGAACAAAATAGCCGATTCGATGTCTGATAATAGCATGAGAGAAATAGATAAAGACATCATCGCCAGTATTTTTAAACATGTGAAACTAGAATCCGAGATGCCTAAGCTCACAGAAAAAAGTGAACTAGTCAACTATCACTCTCCCACCATCGTCATTTCCGGTACGAAGGACGTGTTCTTTCCTGCAGAAAAGATTCAAAAAACAGCGAAAGAAATCATCCCGAACCTTACAAACTACAAAACATATGATATGGGGCACTTCCCCTCTGAAAAGTACCTTACAAAAATAAACAAAGATATCGAAGACTTTTTACATTTGCATTATTAA